The genomic interval GTTTCTGTTAGCACTTTTATATCACTGAGTTCTCCTCAAGCTGGGCAGTATGgaggtaatataatataataatatcatagataagaaaaattatattatgtgcaATGTGTAATAGAAGAATAGCTGGTTTTATaaataagattttgaaaaaatacataGTTTTAAAAAGTACTGATAGAATTGTTAATAAAACCaaatcaaaactaaattaaattatctgtattttaataatacaattagtacttttaaaaatatatagaaataaatatatatgtaacagcactactttttatccccgaaaattaaagagttctcacagaatttttataaaacctaaatcctcacAGAAGAAGTCCTCGTaggcatcatttagtttttaatggataaataataatcagtaaGGTTAATTACCCATTTACTTATAATCAAATTATCTTTTTGCAAATAAGTAACTGATTTAAGTTGTAAAATCCCtataacaaaatacaaatcagattaatattagtatacaaagttattatttttcaggCTAACATTTGATGACAAAGTTTAAAAAAGcttttgaatatattatttttgttttacagCTGGTTTCCTTCATGTAGTGTTCCCTGGCTTAGTAAAAGAATCAGCATATGAACTGTTTTATTCTCGGGTTGGACAACACACCTCAGTGGGCAACTATTGGAAAGACCCTTACCATCAGACTTTGTACGAGACATATAGTGTGTACCTGCCTTATATCAATAATCATATTCAGTAAGTATAAAATTCAGTTTTTACTTAAATTCAAATATGCGAGGGGAATCAAACACTTTTTTCCTGGGcacggttttaattttttaatatttgaggGTTTGATACAGTGCCATCTAGTACGTAGTGTGATAACTATTTAGTGAAACGCGAACCTAAGTGGAAGcgctaataataaaataataataaaatatctttattttcaaaCAGTTTTAACAATGTCGTTTGCTTGTGGTCTCCACACTAGGTAACCTGTATTGTGGGGACCGTGTAAGACTTCCTAGAAGATTTCACTGAGGACTACGCTCACTTGTGTTTCTTAATAGTTCCTGTATTACGCGATAGATGGCATTAATTTTTTTCCGATTTCGCTCCAATTTGTAAATAGGCTAGCAATAAgttgtacctaggtaggtatccaTTTGATTCAAGTAAGTATTAGGACTATGTAGTTAGGAGTACTCAATCCTGGCATATGTTATAGATTCATACTTGTAGCAGATATGGGGGAACAATTTTAACATTTCGCTCAAGCGGTTCCATGGTGTAATGGTTAGCACTCTGGACTCTGAATCCAGCGATCCGAGTTCAAATCTCGGTGGAACCTGtcctttttgcttttttttttactttttagttttacaCTATTTTTGcagatttctttttatattattaataaaatagtaaaatctTGTTGTTaccctaataatattatgataatgcgTAAATAACTAAAGATAAACATTGTTTttaacttgttttatttatattctatttcattttaattttatttcattattatattcatttctattatattatttgtaatcGCTGCGTGCTACTGTTTTTtagtcctaataaataaaataaaataacttcatATATTCTTTGTATTGAATTTTCTAGTGTAAAGGTCAGCAATGTAACATTTTAATCTCAGTATTCTCAGATAAGAAGTTAGTAGAAACATTTTAGAGTTCCATCGTCAAGCAGTGTTatctattttttagggttcagtataCTTAGTCTTTTATATAAGATAGTTGCTTGATTTCAATGGTATCTGatgaaaaacaatattaattgaATAAAGCTGAATTGAGATGTATTTGccaagaaaatatatttttagtatttttatagctcaaatacctaaatgttctcaaaggtttatCTGGCAGTCCACACTTGGCCATTGTGTTGGACTATTCCTCAAACCCTTCTTTCTGACAGaagagacctgttctcagtagtggcaTGTCTATTTTAGAAACCTTCACTCAAGCCCCAACAACAATAATTGTACAAAGTTTTAACCcaatcggatgaacgatgcgTGAACGCATataggtgacagacagacacacaacctTGTTAATTTGTATTGTCATTTTTGTCATAAACTGTTTAAATTACAGATCTGCGAAGTCGGACGATTTCAAGAAGAACATGCTTCGATTGAAAAGATTAGTTCTCATTGGGGGGCCCGATGACCAAGTTATTACACCCTGGGAAAGTAGGTGTGTATGTTTTTGACATCAAACTTCTTCAAAACATTCTAACATCGCTCTCTTTGGCCAAATTAAGGCAATTTAGTGCATGAGTAAACTATGAACAAAatagccggccaagtgcgagtcggactcgcgcaccgaaagATCcgtatttcaatattttttcgacattttgcacgatagatcaaGTATGCTGAGTTCCATAGCTCTTTGGCAAACCTTCGGCAAACCTTGAGCTTGGACTTTGAGAGTTCGTCAGGGACCAAGTCAGAGCACCATAATATGTGAGGGTTGGTAGAATGCACATGTCCATGAGCCTTAATTAAAAATGCAATTGAAAGTAACTTTTTTAACGTTTTAACTaccgtgagtgatttccatcaTAAGTATAGGTTGTAAGGTAACGAGTcggggcttacatcgactaaatacgtgagaatagccgtaacaatctatacttataatgaaaGTCACCTTCGAATTGTTCTTTCAATGACCGAAAGCCTATTCTTCATCAATAGCTAAAATGTTTGTCCTTACCATTTCAGCCAATTCGGTTACTACGGCGTAAACGAAACGGTAGTAGAGATGCGTGACCAGGAGATCTACCAATCCGATAGAATCGGCTTAAGGGCGCTCGACGAAAGTAACCGTCTGCATATAGTCACCGTGCCTGGAGTCAACCATTTCAACTGGCACATGAACGTGAGCATAGTCGACGACTATCTGTTGCCATACTTAGATTAATAGCTTAAGGGCGCTCGACGAAAGCAATCGACTGCACATAGTCATCGTGCCAGAAGTCAACCATTTCAACTGGCACATGAACGTGAGCATAATCGACGACCATCTGTTGCCATACTTAGATTAATAGCTTAAGGTCGCTCGACGAAAGCAATCGACTGCACATAGTCATCGTGCCAGAAGTCAACCATTTCAACTGGCACATGAATGTGAGCATAGTCGACTATGTATAAACTGTTCCTATATAGTAGATTTATATCCAAAAGTTCGCTTATTACAAAATTAGATGTCGCTAAACGCAGTTAAATCGCGCTGGTGAggtttttattcataaaatgagactaatttaaacaataaagtaTCTTTTTGTTCATTAccaaattattttgatgaaatcGAGAGATAAGATTGTTATCTTTAACGTAAACTGATATACATGTCCAAAACTTTAATTAGTGAAAATAATGTAAGATTAAACAATTAGtgataaaaatgtaatattttttgtattatatagtcatgttatattatttattatgtaatattaattcaaaattattatttattaatccatCGAATCCTTTACCAGTGCATAATTTTAGTTATAAGTAGACaattttttaagtgttttttttttggtttgtgataattattgttattttaatttagactaAATTTTATATTAGAATCTCATTTTGTTTACTTACTGGTTACATTTACAAATATCTACAATgtattttagatttaatttcgtgaatttaataagaaaaatggAATAGATCATACTTATAAAAATGACTATTAATAgtaatcttaaaataaaataaaataatataactatcGATGTATTGCTCTGAAATGGAGATATAATTATACAAGTCCGCTGGAAAATGTGTGGCCTcatgtcaagagtgaataggcaacttctaggcaaactcgctccatcttaggctgcatcaccacctgctagcaggtctgattgcagccaagcgctagtctataaattaaaaaaaaatggtcttcgtgttgacagTATGTTTACAATGATATCTCATCACTaatatttagttccgagtacgctcacatggcGCTCACTGCTgccgccaaaatggcgaaaatcaaattGCTTTAAAACCTGGTCGACAATCGTAAGTCCAGCGTACTCgcattagtagaggtcagtgatgCACTGTAAAAAAACACATGTACATTTGTATTGTGATAACGTCCCATTGTTCTTCAATACGTAATGATCTTGAAGATCGTCATTGATGTCAGTCATTCAACTTGAATTTTGTAAAGATTGGCGcacattacaataattaggtATGTCGTTTGACCAGACATTTCATAAATGGGCTCAATACACGCTCAATACatgtaaaattttagatttattgTACTCAAACGACCAGCTGTCGTTAAGTCTTTAAGACTAAA from Maniola jurtina chromosome 1, ilManJurt1.1, whole genome shotgun sequence carries:
- the LOC123873651 gene encoding lysosomal thioesterase PPT2 homolog isoform X3 yields the protein MFAIISKSMFTMDRNLVVLVLFFLFVHLCSTYKPVVLIHGIMTGSGSMEMINHRIQEKHPGTKVYNVNRFESWSSLETMWHQVMEIGMDVANFSSQHPEGINLIGYSQGGLVARGIVQTFSNVSVSTFISLSSPQAGQYGAGFLHVVFPGLVKESAYELFYSRVGQHTSVGNYWKDPYHQTLYETYSVYLPYINNHIQSAKSDDFKKNMLRLKRLVLIGGPDDQVITPWESSQFGYYGVNETVVEMRDQEIYQSDRIGLRALDESNRLHIVIVPEVNHFNWHMNVSIVDYV
- the LOC123873651 gene encoding lysosomal thioesterase PPT2 homolog isoform X2, whose product is MFAIISKSMFTMDRNLVVLVLFFLFVHLCSTYKPVVLIHGIMTGSGSMEMINHRIQEKHPGTKVYNVNRFESWSSLETMWHQVMEIGMDVANFSSQHPEGINLIGYSQGGLVARGIVQTFSNVSVSTFISLSSPQAGQYGAGFLHVVFPGLVKESAYELFYSRVGQHTSVGNYWKDPYHQTLYETYSVYLPYINNHIQSAKSDDFKKNMLRLKRLVLIGGPDDQVITPWESSQFGYYGVNETVVEMRDQEIYQSDRIGLRALDESNRLHIVIVPEVNHFNWHMNVSIIDDHLLPYLD
- the LOC123873651 gene encoding lysosomal thioesterase PPT2 homolog isoform X1 produces the protein MFAIISKSMFTMDRNLVVLVLFFLFVHLCSTYKPVVLIHGIMTGSGSMEMINHRIQEKHPGTKVYNVNRFESWSSLETMWHQVMEIGMDVANFSSQHPEGINLIGYSQGGLVARGIVQTFSNVSVSTFISLSSPQAGQYGAGFLHVVFPGLVKESAYELFYSRVGQHTSVGNYWKDPYHQTLYETYSVYLPYINNHIQSAKSDDFKKNMLRLKRLVLIGGPDDQVITPWESSQFGYYGVNETVVEMRDQEIYQSDRIGLRALDESNRLHIVTVPGVNHFNWHMNVSIVDDYLLPYLD
- the LOC123873651 gene encoding lysosomal thioesterase PPT2 homolog isoform X4, producing the protein MDRNLVVLVLFFLFVHLCSTYKPVVLIHGIMTGSGSMEMINHRIQEKHPGTKVYNVNRFESWSSLETMWHQVMEIGMDVANFSSQHPEGINLIGYSQGGLVARGIVQTFSNVSVSTFISLSSPQAGQYGAGFLHVVFPGLVKESAYELFYSRVGQHTSVGNYWKDPYHQTLYETYSVYLPYINNHIQSAKSDDFKKNMLRLKRLVLIGGPDDQVITPWESSQFGYYGVNETVVEMRDQEIYQSDRIGLRALDESNRLHIVTVPGVNHFNWHMNVSIVDDYLLPYLD